TTCCTAATCCCGGCCACTCTTACATTGTTTTGTTAAATAAACCAGGTGGAATCGTAAAGAAAATACGAAGAACCAGGCTTGTTTTCCTCGTCAGGTTAGAATATCTCGAGTCGGGTTTGTCTTCAGCGTGGCGCCGGATACCCTCATATCCATCTTCTTAGCTGGACACGGGCAAATGGGTCGGGGGAAATATATAATTCGAATGATTTGAGGCGAAGAAACGGCTCGAGCGGAGCAAAATTAAAACTGCACGGGATCCAGAGTTCATGTTCAGCAAAtttcatatcatctacataaaGATTCGCAACTCCACTGGCTTGGAAGATGGAATCATCCTACACGGCAACCTACTTGCGTAATTAATTTcctaaattttcttttttttttcaatctttTGCCGGAGCCGCTGTAAAAACCGGGGCGGTCTCCTTTGCCGTTGGTTTCGCCGGCCGACGGGCCGAGGCCGTCGTGGAAGACGATGACACGGCACGAGGCCAACCGTGTGCTGCTGCAGCGGGCTTGGGCGGTGGGTGACCAGCTTTGGCGGCGGTCACCCGTCTGACCGACCGGGCGGTGCGGGCCGCACATGACGACGACGCGGTTTGCCTCGCCACGGATCCCGCGTGACCTGCCAGTCTGCCAGCCACGCAGCGGCAGCGGCTCACTGGAAGCCGCCCAGGCCGGTGAGCAGCAGCTCGTGCGGCCGCAGCAGCGTCGGGGTGGGCACCATCAGCAGCGGCGtcgacggcagcgacgacggGTAGGACATGTCGTAGTCGGTGGCAGCGTCGgcccacggcgcggcggcggctgcccagCCGGggtcccccgcggcggcggatcccggGATGAGCGGCGCGCGGCAGAGCGGGCAGGTGCGCTGGTCGTGCGCCATCCAGCGGTCGAGGCAGCCGCGGTGGAAGGCGTGGCGGCagttgctgagccggtgcacctcgtcggcggcgccgatgcCGCTCAGGCACACCGCGCAGTCGCCGCCCCCGCACGCCGGGGCCGCCAGCTCCTCGAACCGCACCACGGGGAGCGCCTCCTCGACGAGCACCGCGGGGACGGGCCTGAACTCCGGCCGCCggtgctgcagcggcggcgcggccgcgtcgCGCCCGGTTgttcgctccgccgccgcggagggcggcgcgggGTAGTAGTAGTCGTTGCAGCCGAGGTCGATGAGGTCGCCGAGCCCCACGGCGTGGAAGGCCCAGAGGAGGAAGCGGTGGAGGTGGCCCAGGAGGAGGAGCGCCTGCAGCAGCGCGCGCGGGAGCAGCATCTCCGGGTACCCCACGGGGAAGCCCATCGTCGCGTCGATCTTGGTTGGAGCCGCCGGTGGGCTGCGGACCGGAGCGGAGCTCCGTGGTGGCGTGGCGGGGCGTGGTGGTGCTGCCGCgctcgtgcgtgcgtgcgtggagGAGTGGAGGACTGAGCGGGGGCAGCTCGTTTATAAAGCGGCGAGCGGAGCAGCGCTGCAGGGGGAGTGCGGGGAGTAACGCGGAAGCATCGGTGACGGTCGCGGGGAGAGTCCTCCGTGGTTGGTTGGTTTGCGTGTGCGGGCGCGTTGGtctcttctctctcttgggATTGGGCGAGCGGTGGTCTGGTGGGCTCGGACTCGTGCTGGAGGCTGGGGAGCTCTGCTCGGCGACCCACCGGGGGTTCTTCCGGTGACGGGCAGGGTTAAATTCCATAACTGGTCAAACCAGTCCGGACGGTTCCGGTTTGAGGCGATTTTAAACtggattaaatttaaaatttaaatttgaattcaaaaaataaaaaaatttctaaaaaaatttcaaggtgcgacgaatctaatggtgtcaaattttttcaaatattcattcatttagtatactttgcaggcatttgaagttaaataaaaaaagtgtgcatacaaaaatatacaaatacaatgtaaaatatgttatacattatattaatataaaagtagtaaaaaaagggttggagggttcatttaggctaaaaacatgttatacaaaaattcaaattttgaacaaaAATAGGTTTTTTTGTTCAACGGACCGGTTTCCACTCAAACTGGACCGGTgtaccggtcaaaccagtcaGCTAACTGGTGGAAACCGATTGAACTGGCGTCTatagtttgaaatttgaatttgactgaTTTTTACCgatttccggtcaaaccggaccggtaaaccggaacccgGCAGCGGTTTCACCTcaccggtcggtaaaaaaacccCCCGGTGACGCGACGGCGGAGGGGGAATTTTCTTTGGGCCACCCATCTCGGCGGCCTGCAATGTGATTTGCTGTGTATAGCCTGTAGTCCTACACTAATCGTCAGTGTGCTGCTATTACTTGCCCGCTATGCAAAGATTATTCCTTTTCTTACAAAAATGCAAAGATTATTCCGGGGGTGGCCCTGTCCCTGTAAGTACGTACGTACTTGTCTCAACTGTCACAGTGTCACCACATGATTTCTATACGTTGcgggtttttttttctggaaaCGAGGCACGTTGAGTTTGGATATTTGAAAATAATGGCGGCGGAATCTTGTTCAAAAATGTCACTTATGACCAGAGAGATTGTTTACATACAGTATAGTTGTGCAACGCAATGCTGGAGCTGTCATTTTGGTTGCGAAGCAGCGTTCCACCAGGATCTATTCTCATCTGAGTCATCTCCAGATCGGGAGAGTCCAAGTTCAACTGTTCGAGGCTGTGAGCTGTGTGGGCTGTCCTGTCGGGATTTAAAAGGGGTGGATGCTCGCAGGAAGGTTCTCCGTATTCTTTTGCTGCGCTTTGTTTGGGCGGTGGGGCCGAACGGGAGGTTGGTCCCCGGTTTGTCTCGTCTCATGTACACTCGCAGTGTCTCGTCCGCTCCAACTTGGTATGGTCCGGCTACTTGCCGAGTTGCCGTCCGGCAACTGGCTCTGGAATTACTTCCCTAGTTCCACACACGACGGTTCTACGAGAAACAGAGAATAAGGTTTTGACTCGAATTCCTCTCGTCCAAGCACATAGTAAATGCCGGCTGGTCCATGTTGAACTTCGATTAGCTAGCTTGTCTGATTTAGCGTCGTTCATAGAATCCTCCCGGACCTGTAATTTCTGTAAGTACTACTAAAGTCTCGATCAGATCTAGAACTACTGAACTTTAGacaactaaattttagtccataCCTATTTAGATCCATAGACTAAatcttaggccttgtttagttgccttcaaaattccaaaactttacaaagttccccatcacatcaaatatttcaacacatgcatgaagtattaaatgtagctaaacaaaataaccaattacacaatttgtctataatttgcagaacaaatcttttgagcctaattaacccataacagaataataattaccaaatacaaacgaaagtgctataatactttacacccaaaaaaattcgcatctaaacagggccttagttgGGACGTAGAATGGAATATAGAAATATCCTTTCTTATTACCCTTGGATTATACTATTGTTGTGCCTACGTGCATATAGTGAGGGTAGTTGGTCTTTTTATAGTTCGCGGGTTACTTTAGTCCAAATTATGTGAATTTTGAGAACtaatggactaaactttagttgaGGTGGAACAACTTAGTCCACAATTTAGTCCACTGAATTACCTAATGGACTAAACTTGAGGTCTAAAGTTTAGGCTCCATTTGAATCCAAGTGCTAATGGGtaaaagtgctaaactttagaaATGGTGTATTCAGATATGAGTGCTAATAGCGTGGGCTAAAATTTAGCTAAGATTTAAATTTTTAGCAAAAGTAGAAATACTAATAGGTGTAAAATTTATCACTTAACATTAACCCCCTCAACCCAACCCTTATCCATGGATACAAGTAGAGCCGGACGGTGAATTTCCTTCGTTGCCGGCGAAGATGACTACAGACTACCCATGACCATTATGGGGTCCCTAATGCCCAACAAAGCGATGCATGCCCCACGATACCACTTTCGTTGTTAGGTGCCGGCAGGAGAAGGATGGCATCTTCCCGGCGATCTGCTTGCAGCCCACATCTTGGACCGGCTAACCAATCGTTGCTAATTTCTTCTGTTGGGCATTTGCAGAGTCCCAGCGTATATATACTGCATAGCAGATGCCTTGCACTGCTGATGAGTGATGACTCGACCGTATTTGACATGCTTAACAAATGGTAGTCATTAATATTTGAATCATGTCTTCAATTGTGCGAAGCCACCACGAAGAACTCCAATATAACAATCAGCTCCTCTGTGCTTCATTtcgaaaagaaagaaagaaagaaaaaactcgACTGAATACTTCATCCGTTCTAAATTGTAGATCATTTTGGCACAACAAAATATATAGATTTTATTACGTATCTAGATATAATATGTATCCAGGTGCATAGCAAAAGTTATATATTGGATTTAcaatctataatttggaacggatggagacAGTGCACACGAACTTCACGCTAATGCAAATCCTAATCTGGTCTGATGAAAGAACACCTTTATTTTGCCGTTCCCGAACGATCGTAAACATTCTGTTTCTGGGGTGTGTGAGTAGTTTGCTGATCACATCAACCAGCCGAGCATCCTGGAACAGATCGTCCAAGCAGGACACGCAAGTAGGCAACGGATTAGTGTGGTGCCTCCGCACCTTACCGAAAAGGGACGCCCACGATCAGCCACCCACCAGCAGCGCTCGTCCATCGACCGGTCGCGCGTGACTTTCCGGGTCTCCAGCTGTTGGCGAGAGACGCCACCGCACTGACGGCCGCCGGCATCACAGTACTCAGTTGCTCACCTGCGAGGCGTGGCTGCAATGCAAAAATGCAAATTAAGCTGCGGTGGGGCCGGGCTTTATGTACTTGAATCAATTTGTTAATCTGTGATATATTGGTAGCATGTTCTTCAGCTAACTCGCGCGCCAGGCCAAAACGTACGAGGttttttttctctaaaaaaaacgTACGAG
This window of the Panicum virgatum strain AP13 chromosome 1K, P.virgatum_v5, whole genome shotgun sequence genome carries:
- the LOC120712642 gene encoding brassinosteroid-responsive RING protein 1-like, translated to MGFPVGYPEMLLPRALLQALLLLGHLHRFLLWAFHAVGLGDLIDLGCNDYYYPAPPSAAAERTTGRDAAAPPLQHRRPEFRPVPAVLVEEALPVVRFEELAAPACGGGDCAVCLSGIGAADEVHRLSNCRHAFHRGCLDRWMAHDQRTCPLCRAPLIPGSAAAGDPGWAAAAAPWADAATDYDMSYPSSLPSTPLLMVPTPTLLRPHELLLTGLGGFQ